A stretch of the Bombyx mori chromosome 12, ASM3026992v2 genome encodes the following:
- the LOC101735742 gene encoding beta-1-syntrophin, with protein sequence MVENGASSGGSDSPSATCVRSGLLETLVRGVWYRVHCSLEDDYLSVCLDDGYDATTTLNGTLNNNNVETPNSDFAEVPEAIANQKRLVQVVKSDNNGLGISIKGGIENNMPILISKIFKGMAADLTEQLYVGDAILSVNGEDLKDATHEEAVKALKRAGKMVQLEVKYLREVTPYFRKASIISEVGWELQRGYMADTPPSPPSPRRRRADTRYVPLLMACVAKNLRHNDPEDRTIEIYSPDGVHALALRASSAATASGWHRALHAAARRAARAALARARPRLRPLVGDVRYAGWMARRPPQDHMSASGGSDSSDETEGWQPTFVAITDRELRLYEAAPWSAEAWCAPAESLRLAATRLAWWRRAGAGGAAALGLRAGCVDGLVQRALRADSPHDLAAAASALVEGAHAAVRAQPEFTFRCSVGGAAARLALGAAGVCVWEAAGSLGRALYRRPLHALRASADDDNNKLWLHFADDDTLELEMDGSPKPAVFILHNLLSARVHSLPGDPTPNPL encoded by the exons ATGGTGGAAAACGGTGCCTCGAGTGGTGGCAGTGATAGTCCTAGTGCAACATGTGTTCGTTCTGGTCTTCTAGAGACGTTAGTCCGTGGTGTTTGGTATCGCGTTCATTGTTCATTAGAAGACGATTACCTGAGCGTCTGTCTCGATGATGGGTATGATGCGACAACGACTTTGAATGGCACTCTGAACAACAACAACGTCGAAACTCCGAACAGCGACTTCGCAGAGGTACCCGAAGCAATTGCAAACCAAAAACGTTTAGTACAAGTTGTGAAATCGGACAACAACGGGCTTGGTATATCAATAAAAGGTGGAATCGAAAATAACATGCCAATATTGATATCAAAAATATTCAAGGGTATGGCAGCCGACTTGACTGAACAGTTGTACGTTGGTGATGCTATATTGTCTGTAAACGGTGAGGATCTCAAAGATGCGACACACGAAGAAGCTGTAAAGGCATTGAAGAGAGCTGGAAAAATGGTACAACTGGAAG TGAAATATCTCCGTGAAGTGACACCGTACTTCCGTAAGGCATCCATTATAAGTGAAGTAGGATGGGAGCTACAACGTGGGTATATGGCAGACACACCACCGTCGCCACCATCTCCACGCCGTCGACGGGCAGACACTCGTTATGTACCACTGTTAATGGCATGCGTTGCCAAGAATCTCCGTCATAATGACCCAG AGGATCGCACAATCGAAATATATTCACCGGACGGCGTCCACGCATTAGCATTACGGGCCAGTTCAGCGGCCACAGCGTCAGGGTGGCATCGCGCGCTACATGCAGCCGCACGTCGGGCTGCACGCGCCGCTCTTGCTCGCGCCAGGCCGAGACTTCGCCCTCTTGTAGGCGATGTGCGATATGCTGGTTGGATGGCAAGGCGCCCACCGCAAGATCAT ATGAGCGCTTCAGGAGGGTCTGACAGCTCCGACGAGACTGAAGGCTGGCAGCCAACATTCGTTGCAATCACAGACAGAGAGTTAAG GCTGTATGAGGCGGCGCCGTGGTCGGCGGAGGCATGGTGCGCGCCGGCGGAGAGCCTGCGGCTGGCGGCGACGCGGCTGGCCTGGTGGCGGCGAGCTGGGGCGGGCGGGGCGGCGGCGCTGGGGCTGCGGGCCGGGTGCGTGGACGGGCTGGTGCAGCGAGCCCTGCGCGCGGACTCGCCGCACGACCTGGCGGCCGCCGCGTCCGCGCTGGTGGAGGGGGCGCACGCGGCGGTGCGAGCGCAGCCCGAGTTCACGTTCCGCTGCTCGGTGGGCGGGGCGGCGGCGCGGCTGGCGCTGGGGGCGGCGGGCGTGTGCGTGTGGGAGGCGGCGGGCTCGCTGGGCCGCGCGCTGTACCGCCGCCCGCTGCACGCACTCCGCGCTTCCGCTGACGACGACAACAACAAGCTCTGGCTGCACTTCGCTGACGACGACACGTTG GAGCTAGAAATGGACGGTAGCCCGAAGCCGGCTGTGTTCATTCTGCACAATTTGCTGTCGGCTCGCGTCCACTCGCTGCCGGGAGATCCGACACCGAACCCGCTATAA
- the LOC101735601 gene encoding zinc finger protein 62 homolog — protein sequence MMKVCRACLSDKSLYPLEEEIVTEYNKLTNLNIKISDGMPQFICKKCKETINEFVKFRDKSHSSETTLRENITPVKLETQIDLKTEVKTDEEDEDANDFQTALDIDIIGDISETKNLLVEKDLIHNLRKEKQSNKKSRANQIGIKNKHCKIKNEEINRSLQCGICTQYFSSNILLSSHIETHKNSRNCELCDRKCSNWAQLLAHRMEHLPNNQQRCHICSMYWWRNSNMELHYKIYHFHQGPGWKCEQCLKQFEKPKKLYRHMNVIHGEIKFFCDYCSKGFRSKTSIAVHILKHETQKHLSCDLCDYKTKYHAGLLNHKIRYHTMSKVNCKTCERIFKDQESCDKHKCDKATTVCHVCGIEETNRKLLKHMKKHNPESIYKCHRCPAEFRTSNGLKVHINRHENNKTKHCEYCPAKFYSASVLIKHRRTHTGERPYVCKVCSKAFTGNHNLKLHMRVHGEFLIKKKNKDADVAIV from the exons atgatgaaaGTCTGTAGAGCATGTTTGTCAGATAAATCTTTATACCCTCTAGAAGAAGAAATTGTCACCGAATATAATAAGCTCACAAATCTTAAT attaaAATATCGGATGGAATGCCACAGTTCatttgtaaaaaatgtaaagAAACCATAAACGAATTTGTAAAATTCAGAGACAAGTCCCATTCATCTGAAACTACTCTTCGTGAAAATATAACGCCA GTTAAATTAGAAAcacaaattgatttaaaaactgAAGTTAAAACTGATGAAGAAGATGAAGATGCTAATGATTTTCAAACAGCATTAGATATTGATATAATTGGTGATATAAGTGAAACAAAAAACCTTTTAGTTGAAAAAG ATCTTATCCATaatttaagaaaagaaaaacaatcaaataaaaaatctcgAGCTAACCAAattggaattaaaaataaacattgtaaaataaaaaatgaggaAATAAATAGATCATTACAGTGTG GTATTTGTACACAATACTTCAGCTCCAACATATTGTTAAGTTCTCACATAGAGACACACAAGAACAGTAGAAATTGTGAATTATGTGATAGGAAATGTAGTAACTGGGCACAGCTTTTAGCTCACAGGATGGAACACTTACCAAATAATCAACAGCGCTGTCACATATGTTCCATGTATTGGTGGCGGAATTCAAATATGGagcttcattataaaatatatcatttcCATCAG GGACCAGGTTGGAAATGTGAGCAATGCTTGAAACAATTTGAGAAACCAAAGAAACTATATCGACACATGAACGTTATACACGGTGAAATTAAGTTCTTCTGTGATTATTGCTCTAAAGG ATTCCGTTCTAAAACAAGTATAGCGGTACACATACTAAAGCATGAAACGCAGAAACACTTGTCGTGCGACTTGTGTGATTATAAAACCAAATACCATGCGGGACTACTA aATCACAAGATCAGATACCATACAATGAGCAAAGTTAACTGTAAAACTTGCGAGAGAATATTTAAGGATCAAGAGAGCTGTGACAAACATAAGTGTGATAAAGCAACGACTGTTTGTCATGTTTGCGGTATCGAAGAAACCAATAGAAAG ttacTAAAACACATGAAGAAACACAATCCAGAATCAATATATAAATGTCACAGGTGTCCGGCTGAGTTCAGAACGTCGAATGGATTGAAAGTGCACATCAACCGACACGAGAACAATAAGACGAAACACTGTGAATATTGTCCGGCTAAGTTTTATAGTGCCAGCGTACTGATCAAACATCGACGAACACATACAG GTGAAAGACCGTACGTTTGTAAAGTTTGTAGCAAAGCTTTCACCGGGAATCATAATTTAAAGCTCCACATGAGGGTGCACGGCGAATTCCTcatcaaaaagaaaaacaaagatgCTGATGTTGCCATAGTTTAG